CTAGTGTTAAATTCATCAGCAATACTTTCATGAACATATATTATTTTTAATGCTGTACAACGCTGTCCATTAAAGGATAATGTACCCGCTATACATTCTTGAATCGTCAAATCAAGATCAGCATCTGGTAAAATAATGGCTGGGTTTTTTGCTTCAAGTCCTAATATTAATCGCAATCTGTTTTTGTTTGGATGCTGATCCTGAAGTGCAATAGCTGATTTACTATTCCCTATTAACGCCAAAATATCCACTTTCCCAGATTTCATAATTGGCGAAGCTACTTCGCGACCTCTACCGTAAATAATATTGATGGCTCCTTTTGGAAAACTATTTCTAAAAGCTTCTAACAAAGGTGAAATTAAAAGTACACCATGTTTTGCTGGCTTAAAAATTACAGTATTACCCATAATCAATGCAGGAATTAGCAATGAAAAAGTTTCGTTTAAAGGATAATTATAAGGTCCTAAACACAATACTACCCCTAACGGCCCACGACGCACCATGGCATTTACACCTTGACTTTTAGTAAATCGGGATGAATTTCTATCTAATAATTTATAATCTTCAATAGTATCATAAATGTATTCCACGGTTCTATCAAACTCTTTTTCAGAATCTGGTAGTGACTTGCCTATTTCCCACATTAAATATTTCACTACTTCGGCACGAGTAGTTTTCATTTGCTTGACAAAATTTGTCATGCACTTGATACGATCCGATACTTTCATGGTTGGCCATAGTCCTTGGCCATTGTTATAGGCATTACTTGCTGCTTGTACCGCTTCATTTGCCTCCTCTTCACCCATAAATGGAATTGACCCCAGAATAGTAGGTCCATATTCATTAGTAGAAGAAATGGTTGAGAAAACGGCTGTAGTTTGTCCCTCCCACTTTTTTAATTCACCATCAACAAGATAGGTGTCTTGATTTAATAAACTTTTAATCTGATATTCTTCGGGAATCACATTCATTTTTTAAGGTTTTAAAATTAGAAACTATCAAGCGCATGCCATGAAAAAAATTAAGGCGTTACTACCGCTCCTTCCCAATCTAAAATACCTCCTAATAAATTATAGGTATTCTCAAAACCCAACTGATTCATTATTTCGCAAGCTTTAGCACTACGCATACCAGACCTGCAATAAACATAATATTTTTTATCTCTGTCTAAAGCTTCAATGGCAGTTACAAAATCTTGTCCTCTGTGAATATCAATATTTATGGCATTAGCTATAAAACCATCATTGAATTCATCTTCAGTTCTTACGTCTAAAATTACTGTATTTTCGTCGGCCTCATATTGAGAAACCCACTCTTCTTGTGTTAAATTCATAGTGTTCTTTTTTGTAAAAATACGATGTTTTTATCAAACAATTATTGAATTAATTGTTAATTAGATATTAATCCTAAGAAAACGATTGCGTAAAATATTCATAATCAAATCAATAAACCAAACTTTTTAAAGCCTATAAAATCTATAGGAATATTAATTTTAACAATCTGTTAATGAGTATTTTAATCTTAATATTCTCTTGAAAACTATGGATGTTTTTTGCGTTTAGATTACCTTTATAAAAAATATATAATCCTAAAAAATGATTGACTCCCTAAAAAAAATTTTCCAATCCTTCTCAACTGATTTAGTTCAAGAAATAGAAAAAAATGCAGTCATACAAACGTATCCAGTGGGATCTGTAATTATGAGAACGGGGCAGTATATAAAAAGTACCGTACTGGTTATTCAAGGAAAAATAAAAATTTATAGAGAGGATGAAAATGGAGGAGAATTTTTCATGTATTATTTACAACCAGGACAAGCTTGTGCTATTTCTATGATTTGTGCTACTAAAAATGAAAAAAGTCAAATTATGGCCCTTGTTGTTGAAGATGTTGAACTGCTGATGATTCCGTTGCCACTAATGGATAAATGGATGATGCAACACCGAAGCTGGTACGAATTTGTTATTGATACTTACAGAAGCCGATTTGAAGAAGTTCTTGAAGTGATTGACAGCATTGCCTTTAGAGCTATGGATGAACGATTAGAATTTTATTTGCAACGCCACGCTACTTCTTGCGGCTGTAAAGAGCTTAAACTATCGCATCAAGAAATAGCATCTGATTTAAATACCTCAAGAGAAGTAATTTCTAGATTGTTAAAAAAAATGGAACAAAGAGGAATTGTGTTGCTTCATCGTAATAATATTGAACTACTTTCTAAATAATTTTAAAGGAGAATAGTTTATTTTCAATACCTCTATTTATGGAAATTATTGGTTATATAGCGTCTATCATAATTGGAATTTCACTGGGATTAATTGGTGGTGGTGGCTCCATACTTACTATACCTATCTTAGTGTACCTTTTTAAAATAGACCCTGAAATTGCAACAAGTTACTCCCTTTTTATTGTGGGCGTTACGGCATTATTTGGCTGTATTAGTCATTACAAGATGGGAAATTTAAAAATCAAATCGGCATTGTATTTTGCCATACCATCAGTAATGTCAATATTAATAATTCGCGAAGTAATATTCCCTAACATAGCCTCAACCCTATTTACGATTGCTTCTTACCAAGTTTCAAAAAATGTTCTTATTATGTCTGTTTTTTCGGTTTTAATGATTGCATCGGCTCTAGCCATGATTAGAAAGTCTAAATTAATAGCAGTCGCATCAACTAAAACTAATTATTTACAGCTGAGTGGCATTGGATTTCTAATCGGGATTGTAACGGGATTTCTGGGAGCTGGTGGAGGATTTTTAATTATACCTGCTCTTTTATTTTTTGCAAATTTACCTATGAAACAAGCAGTAGGAACCTCGTTATTAATAATTTTCATCAATTCCAGTATTGGTTTTGGTGGAGATTTATACATTGGTACACCCATAAATTATACAATTCTTTTTTTGATATCGGGAATGGCCTTCATAGGAATGATCATTGGTTTGCAGCTTTCAAAAAAAATAGATGGAGCACAACTAAAACCTATATTTGGATGGTTTGTACTTGTTATGGGAATCTATATTATTACCAAAGAATTTTTCTTTAAATAAAAACTTTATGTAACAAATATCACTGTTAATACTAAAAAACAGAAGTACATTTGTACTCTAAATAAATTATAAAAATGAAAATAGAACAAATATATACAGGATGTTTAGCACAAGGTGCTTACTATATTACTTCTAATGGTGAAGCTGCCATTATAGACCCATTAAGAGAAACGCAGCCATATCTTGACAGATTACAAAGAGATGGTGTAACATTAAAATACATTTTTGAAACGCATTTTCACGCTGATTTTGTTTCAGGACATTTAGATTTAAGTCGTGCTACAAATGCACCTATTGTTTATGGTCCTAATGCAACTTGCGAATTTGACTGTATCTCTGCTGTGGATGGCCAAATTTTTACTCTAGGAAATGTGAAAATTAAGGTGTTGCATACTCCAGGACACACCATGGAAAGCACTACGTTTTTAATCATTGATGAAAACGGAAAAAACCATGCCATTTTTTCTGGTGACACCTTATTTATAGGTGATGTTGGAAGACCTGATTTAGCTCAAAAAGCGGCTCACATGACACAAGAACAACTTGCAGCTACTTTGTACCATTCGCTACGTGATAAAATTATGACTTTGGCAGATGATGTTATTGTGTATCCCGCACATGGCGCGGGAAGTGCTTGCGGTAAAAACATGAGTAAAGAAACCGTTTCTACCATTGGGAACCAAAAAGAAACTAATTACGCCTTAAGAGCAAACATGACTGAAGCAGAATTTATTGCAGAAGTTACAGATGGTTTATTGCCTCCACCAGCATATTTTGGTATGAATGTAGCCATGAATAAAAAAGGGTACGATAGTTTTGAAAATGTATTAAATTTAGGAATGCAAGCGCTTACACCAAAAGATTTTGAAAACAGTGCTGAGCAAAATGGGGCGTTACTTCTTGACACTCGTAATAATGGTGTCTTTGCAAAAGGTTTTATTCCGCAGTCTATAAATATTGGTATTGACGGTGATTTCGCTCCTTGGGTAGGTGCGCTAGTGGCTGATGTACAACAACCTATATTGATAATTTGTGAAGTAGGACAAGAAGAAGAAACAGTAACTCGATTGAGCCGTGTAGGGTTTGATAACTTATTAGGTCATCTTGAAGGAGGATTTGATGCATGGGTTAATGCTGGAAATGAAATAGATACAATCAATAGAATTTCGGCTGCACAATTTGAACAAGAAGTAAAAATAGGTGAAAGCAAAATAGTTGATATAAGAAAAGAGACTGAATATAGCGCAGAGCACGTAGACGATGCTTATAATAAACCACTTGCTGCTATAAATGATTGGATTAAAGATATTGACCCAAAAGAACATTTTTACATTCACTGTGCTGGAGGATACCGCAGTATGATTGCAGCTTCTATCCTTGAGGCTCGCGGTTTTAGAAACTTTACCGAAATTGAAGGGGGATTTAACGCCATTGCAAAAACAAATATTCCCAAAACAGATTTTGTTTGCCAAAGTAAAATATTAAAATAACAATAAACTATAATCAATTGATTCTATCTTATTTATGTCAAAATGATAAGTCATTTGATTTGATATAATAAAACTATGTCTGATTTAAAATGTTGCATTGTTAGCTGCGAGCAACCCAAAGATGCAAATTATTGGGAATCGCAATATGTTGCACAAACTACAAAGTGGGATTTGGGAACCATAGCACCACCACTTCAAGAATTTATAAATACTATAACCAATAAAGACTGTAGTATTTTGATTCCGGGTTGCGGTAATAGTTATGAGGCTGAATATCTTTTAGCAAATGGTTTTAGTAACATTACCGTTATAGATATTGCACCATCACCCGTGGCAGCCTTGACAAAAAAACATGCTAACAATCCAAACATAAAGATTATTCAAGGTGATTTTTTTACACATTCTGGTCAATATGACTGTATTATTGAGCAAACCTTCTTTTGTGCTATTCCACCGTTTATGAGGCAAAAATACCTTTGGAAAATGCATCAGCTGCTGGCAAAAAATGGAGTTTTAGCAGGACTTCTTTTCAATAGAAATTTTGAAGCTGGACCTCCCTTTGGTGGAAGCCAAAAAGAATATGAAAGCCTTTTTGAAAATGCTTTCCAAATTCAAAAAATGGAAATAGCAAGAAATTCTGTTGCGCCAAGAGCAAACTCTGAGTTGTTTTTTATGTTTGAAAAAAAGACGAATGTTATTGTGAACTTGTATGAATTAAACGGAGTTACATGCTCCACCTGTGCCAAAACAATAGAATCAAAATTAACTATAATTGAAGGTGTAGTTCAAGTTTCAATAAATACAAACTTCCAGGAAATTGTCATTGTAAGTCACTCAGTAGTGGCCATTGAAAAACTTCAAGATGCGCTTATATATGACGCTAGTTATTCAATTGCACCGCATAGTACTACCTAGAAAATATGCTTTACTAGTTAATATTGTAACATAATAGGTAAATTATAAAAAGGTATTTGACTGTTCAAATACCTTTTTTATTGAGAACCTCATTGATGAAAGTTATTTTTTTAACCAAGCTTGTAAAACACGCTCTAAATCTGTTTGAATTATTGGTTTAGGAAGATAATCATTCATTCCTGCTTCAAAACATTTTTCTTTATCCCCTACCATGATTCCTGCTGTAATGGCAATGATAGGGATGTCTTGAGAGTTTTCAAATTTTCTAATCTCATCAGTGGCTTCATAACCGTTTTTATTAGGCATTTGTATGTCCATAAGAATTACATCAGGTCTTTCTTTTTCATAAAGTTCCACAGCTTCGTTACCATCTTTGGCTTCAAAAATTTGACAATTAGAAATGATTCTTTTCACTAATGTTTTAGCTAGCAACATATTGATTTTATTATCCTCAACAATCAAAACTCTCTTATCATCTAAAATACATTCCGGCAAGCTAGTTACGATATTATTTTTAGGAATAATTGGTGTGTCTAAATCATTTTTGAAACTCGCTCTTGTAAATTTGACTACAAAGTAAAAATCACTACCATCACCGTATTTACTGATTAATTCTAACTTACTATCCATTAATGCTAGCAACTGATTTGAGATAGCCAATCCTAATCCTGTACCACCAAACTTTCTATTTGTAGAATTGTCCTCTTGTACAAAGGATTTGAATATTTTTTCGTTGTTATAAGTTTTAATCCCAACACCAGTATCCTTAACCGAAAACTTAATTGTTGCTGATTGTTTTTTATTTTTATCAATTTGACTAATGTCCAATCTAATTTCTCCAAAATGAGTAAACTTTATTGCATTGCTTAACAAGTTTACTAAAATTTGCTTGAGTCTAACAGAGTCCGCAATGATGTATTGTGGCACTGATTTATCAATATCAAGGATTAAGTTAATATTTTTTTTGATGGCCTGAATCTTAAACAAGTTGATTACTTGATTTGTTAGTTTAAACAGATTTACTTTTTCAAGATTCAATTCTAGTTTACCCGATTCTATTTTGGAGAAATCCAAAACATCATTTACAATATCCATTAATGAAGTAGCAGATTCATTGACAGTGGTCATATACTCCGCTTGATTTTTCTTAAGATTAGACTTCATTAATAAATGTGTAAATCCTATGATACCATTTAAGGGTGTTCTAATTTCATGACTCATATTAGCTAAGAAATCTGTCTTGGCTTTGTTTGCAGCTTCAGCTAATTCTTTAGCTTTAAGGAGTTCCATTTCAAGCACTTTTTGATCTGTTATATCCATAAAACTAATTACAATTTCATTGATATCTCCACAGTGATCAAAGTCAGGATACCCGTTTACCAAAACCCATATTGGTTCTTTTCTAGAGGTGTGAACTACACCCATCTTAAAGTTTTTTAAGGACGCTTTAGTTGAAATAATTTGGTTCACTGGATATTTCTCAACTAACAATTCATTTCCAAATTCATCATAAAGAGTAAGATTTCTATCATGAGTAGAAATACCTTTCAACTCTTCATCGGTTAGTCCTAATAATTCATTTGCTTTTTGATTGTTTACAATAATGGAGGCATCAGGTTTGTATACCATGATTCCTGCATCAAGGTTATTCAATAATCCGCGGTATCGTTCTTCACTTTTAAAGAATGCAATATCAGATTGTTTCGCTTTAGTAATATCCCTACACAGGCAAATAAAGTGAATTTCGTTATCTAAATTTTCTTTCATTGGTGCAACCGAAAGTTCAAACCAATGTGTTTCTTGAGCTAACTCAAGAATGTATTGCTTACCCGCTGAAAATCCATCAACCGAAGCTTCATTGATAGCTTCAAGAATTATGTTTGAGGCAGATTCAGGCAGCACATCCGAAAACTTTTTATCTAAAAAATATTCTGGTGGTACAGCAAGTAAATCGTCTCTTCGGGAATGATAATTAAAAATTTTACCATCAAGATTAATTTCAAAAAGCATATCTGGAATTGCGCCAAGTATAGCCTCCATTTTTTTGTGCATGCGCATAAACTCATCATCAATTTGTTTACGCTCACTTACATCCCTTACAATAGCTACAATTCTACCGTCTACAATTTTTTTAGCTGTAATCTCTACAGCAATAGAAGCACCATTTTTGTGCAACATATTGCACTCCATCAATGTTTGCTCTGTATTTATCAATTCATTAAAGATTATTGGTCTTTTGACAAGATCATCTATAATGTATAAGTTTTCAAAATTCTTAGTACATAATTCCTCTTTTGTAAAACCTAGCATTTTACAAGCGCTATCATTAACTTCAAGTAATTTACCCTTACTATTGCTGATCATTATAGCATCGGAGGCTTGCTCTATCAAACTTTTATATCGCTCTTCACTGTTAATAAGTTGCTCTTTGATATTCTTTAATTCAGTAATTTCGGTTAATGCACCATTAAGTAGTATTGCTTTACCTTCTTCATCTCTAGAAATTATACCTCTGTCAAAAAATATCCCATAGGTTCCATCAGCTTTCATGAATCGAAACTCATCAGACCAATTATTAGTAGTTCCAGCATATGTTTCTTCCAGTTTTTCAATAACTCTATCTCTATCATCTGGATGCAGTTTTGAACGCCAGACAGTCATATTATTGATACCATTTGATATTGTGCTACCAAAACCTAATAGATCAATAAATGCTTGATTATTCCAACTCTCTCCTGTAATTAAGTTGACTTCAAAAACAGCATCATTTGTAGCTGCTGAGATCATTTCAAAACGCTCATTGGCAGCTCTAATTTTCTCTTCAGCTTTTTTAATTTCGGTAAGATCTACTCCCATCCCTACAATGCATTTTTTACCTTCGTATGAAATACATCTTGAGTTTACATAGTACGGAATTTTATTTTTAGATTTAGTAAAGAATTCAAGCTCAAAACCTTCACTATTTAAATCCGAATTGCCTTGTTTGGTATCAAATATAGATTGTATCCGGGGAGCGAGTCTCTTTTTTTGATCGTCATCAAAGAAATCAAGCGGACTCATATTCAAAATTTCTTCTTCATTATATCCCGTGATTTCTTCAAAATTTTGGTTCCATTTTACAAATTTACCTTTTTCATCATAGAGGTAAAAAATTCCAGGAAGGCTATTTATAACAACCTCAGAAAGCTGTTTTTCTTTCAAAATTTCAGACTCAGCAAGTTTACGCTCGGTAATATCAGTAATTGTACCTATGTAACCTAGTATTTCATTTTTTACATTTCGCTCTGGTATAGCCTTGCCCATTACCCAAGATATTGATCCATCTGGACGTACAAATCTATACTCAGAAAATGAAGAACTTAATTTTTTTGTATCGTTATTCCAGCGACCTGCAAGATTAACTATATCATCCGGATGCACCGCCCTAAACCATCCATTTCCTAATGCTTCTTGAAAAGACAAACCTGATAATTGACTCCAGTATGGGTTTACATACGTGGTATACCCTATAGGGTCAGTTCTAAAAATACCTACAGGAGAAACCTCTGTTAAGGTATGGTAGCGTTGTTCACTTTCAAAAATTATTTCCTCAGCTTTTTTTCTTAATGTTTCTTTTTCAAAAATTTCAAGTGCAAAAGATATATCTTCTGTGGCCTCGATAAGTAAAGTAATCTCTTCATCATCAAAAAAATTAATCTCACCAGCGTAAAATGTAATGACTCCTACTACATTTCCAAACTTCTTAATAGGGATAGCCAATAGAGATTTGTAATTTCTACTCAATGCCTCTTGTTTCCAAAGGTTCATTGAAGAATCAGTCTCAATATTGTTGCAAACAACATGCTTTTTATCATTAACCGATCTTCCTATAGGCCCCTGACCGGCAGGAATATTTTTATTTGTAGAAATTGTCTTGATTACAGAAACATAATTTTCATACTCCCCGGCAACCATGGCAGGAAGTACTTTTTCACTAACTGGATCAATCATACCAATCCATGCCAGCTTAAACTTACCTATTTCTACAGCAATTGTACACGCTTCTCTAAATAAAGTTTGCTCATCTGTAGTACGCACAATCATTTGATTCATTTGACTTATAAATGAATACAATCTATTGGTTTTAATGATTTTTTGTTCAGCTAGAATTCGATCAGTGATATCTGTAATAATACCATGACAAATTACAGTCCCTTCCGGTTCCAATACTGGTAATGAGTTAACTTCATGCCAAACCAAACCTTTTTGCGGGTGAAAATAACGATACTGTGTCTTGAGTGGTACTAATTTGGTTTTGGTTATTTTTATCTTATCAATAACATCATTAATATCATCTGGATGAATGCGCTCAAATAGTTTTGAAGTATCAAACTCAATATCTTCAAAATGAAATCCATAAATTTCTTGAATGGCATTACTAGCATACGTATAAGACAAAGATTGGTCTTTATTTTGTCTCATGGAATATATTAAACCCGGTGAAGTTGCGGCAATTTTTTGAAATTTATTGCGTTCCTCATTTAATAATTCTTGTGCTTTTTTAGTAGATGTTACATCTCTTAAATTAATAACAATTCCACCTATATCAGGATCATGCAGTAAATTGTTTACATAGCCTTCGAGCCAGATGTAATGCCCTTTTTTGTGTTTTAATTGTAAGGAAATAAAAAAGGGCGCACTTGGTTCACTGAGTGCTTTTTTTAATAGATATGGAATTTCTTTTTGATCATCAGGATGAATAAAATTAAAAACTGAAATATTGTCGAAATCTTCATGTGACCATCCAGTAACTCTTTGTGCTGACTCGCTCCTAAAAATGATGTTTAATTTCTCATCTACTAAGGAAATGATGTCTACATTATTTTCTATTAATGCTCTAAAACGACGTTCGTTTTGAGCAATTTTATCTTCAATAGCTTTTTTTTCTGTAACATCTTTTACAAAACCTAGAAACCTATTTTCGGCAATTTTTACTGCTTCAACTTGCCAATATCGTTTAGAGCCGTCTTTTAAAATTGCTTGAATTTCTTTTTTGGCAACTCCTTTTTCAACTAAATTTTTAAATTCCCTATAATACTCCTTATGATTTTCCATTCCTGATAAATCCCCAAACTTTTTAGTGAGCAACTCTTCTCTGGAATAGCCAGAAAGCACAGTTGCAGCGTGGTTCACTTCTAGATAATTACCGTACTCATCTAAAACAAATACACCATCTGGAGCATTTTCTATGTAATTTTTAAATTTTAAATCACTTTCTCGCTGAATTAATTGTATCTGCTGAGCAACCTCAACTTTTTCACGTTTTTTAATTTCATATTCGATGCGCTTTTTTTCAGTTA
This portion of the Flavobacterium sp. CECT 9288 genome encodes:
- a CDS encoding NADP-dependent glyceraldehyde-3-phosphate dehydrogenase → MNVIPEEYQIKSLLNQDTYLVDGELKKWEGQTTAVFSTISSTNEYGPTILGSIPFMGEEEANEAVQAASNAYNNGQGLWPTMKVSDRIKCMTNFVKQMKTTRAEVVKYLMWEIGKSLPDSEKEFDRTVEYIYDTIEDYKLLDRNSSRFTKSQGVNAMVRRGPLGVVLCLGPYNYPLNETFSLLIPALIMGNTVIFKPAKHGVLLISPLLEAFRNSFPKGAINIIYGRGREVASPIMKSGKVDILALIGNSKSAIALQDQHPNKNRLRLILGLEAKNPAIILPDADLDLTIQECIAGTLSFNGQRCTALKIIYVHESIADEFNTRFAAKVDALAFGNPWDNGVMLTPLPEKEKPAYIQELIDDAIKNGATILNEKGGEHMPNYIFPAVLFPVNKEMRVYHEEQFGPVVPVMTFKDIQEPLNDMAESNYGQQVSLFGRDIKTIAPLIDSLVNLVCRVNLNSSCQRGPDVYPFTGRKDSAVGTLSIHDALRSFSIRTFVASKDNEYNNEILQALLNSKESNFVNTDYTL
- a CDS encoding rhodanese-like domain-containing protein encodes the protein MNLTQEEWVSQYEADENTVILDVRTEDEFNDGFIANAINIDIHRGQDFVTAIEALDRDKKYYVYCRSGMRSAKACEIMNQLGFENTYNLLGGILDWEGAVVTP
- a CDS encoding Crp/Fnr family transcriptional regulator, producing the protein MIDSLKKIFQSFSTDLVQEIEKNAVIQTYPVGSVIMRTGQYIKSTVLVIQGKIKIYREDENGGEFFMYYLQPGQACAISMICATKNEKSQIMALVVEDVELLMIPLPLMDKWMMQHRSWYEFVIDTYRSRFEEVLEVIDSIAFRAMDERLEFYLQRHATSCGCKELKLSHQEIASDLNTSREVISRLLKKMEQRGIVLLHRNNIELLSK
- a CDS encoding sulfite exporter TauE/SafE family protein, with the protein product MEIIGYIASIIIGISLGLIGGGGSILTIPILVYLFKIDPEIATSYSLFIVGVTALFGCISHYKMGNLKIKSALYFAIPSVMSILIIREVIFPNIASTLFTIASYQVSKNVLIMSVFSVLMIASALAMIRKSKLIAVASTKTNYLQLSGIGFLIGIVTGFLGAGGGFLIIPALLFFANLPMKQAVGTSLLIIFINSSIGFGGDLYIGTPINYTILFLISGMAFIGMIIGLQLSKKIDGAQLKPIFGWFVLVMGIYIITKEFFFK
- a CDS encoding rhodanese-like domain-containing protein translates to MKIEQIYTGCLAQGAYYITSNGEAAIIDPLRETQPYLDRLQRDGVTLKYIFETHFHADFVSGHLDLSRATNAPIVYGPNATCEFDCISAVDGQIFTLGNVKIKVLHTPGHTMESTTFLIIDENGKNHAIFSGDTLFIGDVGRPDLAQKAAHMTQEQLAATLYHSLRDKIMTLADDVIVYPAHGAGSACGKNMSKETVSTIGNQKETNYALRANMTEAEFIAEVTDGLLPPPAYFGMNVAMNKKGYDSFENVLNLGMQALTPKDFENSAEQNGALLLDTRNNGVFAKGFIPQSINIGIDGDFAPWVGALVADVQQPILIICEVGQEEETVTRLSRVGFDNLLGHLEGGFDAWVNAGNEIDTINRISAAQFEQEVKIGESKIVDIRKETEYSAEHVDDAYNKPLAAINDWIKDIDPKEHFYIHCAGGYRSMIAASILEARGFRNFTEIEGGFNAIAKTNIPKTDFVCQSKILK
- a CDS encoding methyltransferase domain-containing protein; the encoded protein is MSDLKCCIVSCEQPKDANYWESQYVAQTTKWDLGTIAPPLQEFINTITNKDCSILIPGCGNSYEAEYLLANGFSNITVIDIAPSPVAALTKKHANNPNIKIIQGDFFTHSGQYDCIIEQTFFCAIPPFMRQKYLWKMHQLLAKNGVLAGLLFNRNFEAGPPFGGSQKEYESLFENAFQIQKMEIARNSVAPRANSELFFMFEKKTNVIVNLYELNGVTCSTCAKTIESKLTIIEGVVQVSINTNFQEIVIVSHSVVAIEKLQDALIYDASYSIAPHSTT
- a CDS encoding PAS domain S-box protein, whose protein sequence is MNEANYSYDELLILVKQKELQLQTLIEKESCKKNFEQLIHSSQDFVCVANADCYFKEINPAFVAVLGYTEQELLSQPFLNFIHPEDLEKSLKEVKRLGTEKESINFENRYVKKNGEIISIQWIITVSHQHGLAYGIGRDVTCIKRIQEQLLESEKLLNDAQHIAKLGSWRYELDTKEMFWSKELYTIYELTKVPYQDLYQEFLKIFSSQDVTFFLDKVNLALIDKKEFDFERKVVLSKNNEKWLYAIVTPQVDQSGNVIAFHGTVQDITEKKRIEYEIKKREKVEVAQQIQLIQRESDLKFKNYIENAPDGVFVLDEYGNYLEVNHAATVLSGYSREELLTKKFGDLSGMENHKEYYREFKNLVEKGVAKKEIQAILKDGSKRYWQVEAVKIAENRFLGFVKDVTEKKAIEDKIAQNERRFRALIENNVDIISLVDEKLNIIFRSESAQRVTGWSHEDFDNISVFNFIHPDDQKEIPYLLKKALSEPSAPFFISLQLKHKKGHYIWLEGYVNNLLHDPDIGGIVINLRDVTSTKKAQELLNEERNKFQKIAATSPGLIYSMRQNKDQSLSYTYASNAIQEIYGFHFEDIEFDTSKLFERIHPDDINDVIDKIKITKTKLVPLKTQYRYFHPQKGLVWHEVNSLPVLEPEGTVICHGIITDITDRILAEQKIIKTNRLYSFISQMNQMIVRTTDEQTLFREACTIAVEIGKFKLAWIGMIDPVSEKVLPAMVAGEYENYVSVIKTISTNKNIPAGQGPIGRSVNDKKHVVCNNIETDSSMNLWKQEALSRNYKSLLAIPIKKFGNVVGVITFYAGEINFFDDEEITLLIEATEDISFALEIFEKETLRKKAEEIIFESEQRYHTLTEVSPVGIFRTDPIGYTTYVNPYWSQLSGLSFQEALGNGWFRAVHPDDIVNLAGRWNNDTKKLSSSFSEYRFVRPDGSISWVMGKAIPERNVKNEILGYIGTITDITERKLAESEILKEKQLSEVVINSLPGIFYLYDEKGKFVKWNQNFEEITGYNEEEILNMSPLDFFDDDQKKRLAPRIQSIFDTKQGNSDLNSEGFELEFFTKSKNKIPYYVNSRCISYEGKKCIVGMGVDLTEIKKAEEKIRAANERFEMISAATNDAVFEVNLITGESWNNQAFIDLLGFGSTISNGINNMTVWRSKLHPDDRDRVIEKLEETYAGTTNNWSDEFRFMKADGTYGIFFDRGIISRDEEGKAILLNGALTEITELKNIKEQLINSEERYKSLIEQASDAIMISNSKGKLLEVNDSACKMLGFTKEELCTKNFENLYIIDDLVKRPIIFNELINTEQTLMECNMLHKNGASIAVEITAKKIVDGRIVAIVRDVSERKQIDDEFMRMHKKMEAILGAIPDMLFEINLDGKIFNYHSRRDDLLAVPPEYFLDKKFSDVLPESASNIILEAINEASVDGFSAGKQYILELAQETHWFELSVAPMKENLDNEIHFICLCRDITKAKQSDIAFFKSEERYRGLLNNLDAGIMVYKPDASIIVNNQKANELLGLTDEELKGISTHDRNLTLYDEFGNELLVEKYPVNQIISTKASLKNFKMGVVHTSRKEPIWVLVNGYPDFDHCGDINEIVISFMDITDQKVLEMELLKAKELAEAANKAKTDFLANMSHEIRTPLNGIIGFTHLLMKSNLKKNQAEYMTTVNESATSLMDIVNDVLDFSKIESGKLELNLEKVNLFKLTNQVINLFKIQAIKKNINLILDIDKSVPQYIIADSVRLKQILVNLLSNAIKFTHFGEIRLDISQIDKNKKQSATIKFSVKDTGVGIKTYNNEKIFKSFVQEDNSTNRKFGGTGLGLAISNQLLALMDSKLELISKYGDGSDFYFVVKFTRASFKNDLDTPIIPKNNIVTSLPECILDDKRVLIVEDNKINMLLAKTLVKRIISNCQIFEAKDGNEAVELYEKERPDVILMDIQMPNKNGYEATDEIRKFENSQDIPIIAITAGIMVGDKEKCFEAGMNDYLPKPIIQTDLERVLQAWLKK